One window of Chloroflexota bacterium genomic DNA carries:
- a CDS encoding DUF5679 domain-containing protein: protein MEAYCFKCRTKREISGATAVTLKNGRPATQGTCGTCGTKLFRIGKS from the coding sequence ATGGAAGCCTACTGCTTCAAGTGCCGAACGAAGCGAGAGATCTCCGGCGCAACGGCTGTCACCCTGAAGAACGGCCGACCCGCGACGCAGGGCACCTGCGGCACCTGTGGGACCAAGCTCTTCCGCATCGGCAAGAGCTAG